From Triticum aestivum cultivar Chinese Spring chromosome 4A, IWGSC CS RefSeq v2.1, whole genome shotgun sequence, a single genomic window includes:
- the LOC123085522 gene encoding uric acid degradation bifunctional protein TTL isoform X4 yields MATLRPLTVEDVLRVNGSRRFAAALAAASPFDSLADALLAARCIWLNEVDVTGWLEAFAAHPPIGTTSSSVSKWSKEEQSAALSTATDSTAQELSEWNAKYREKFGFVFMICASGRTAPEVLAELKRRYANRPIVELEAAAEEELKISELRLTKLFSAETAAPPTSGSSNRTRPPITTHVLDTALGSPAAGIEVHLEMWKDASSTPAFDNKEFKGWTTLGTSVTNNDGRSGQLMDIVDNVAPGFYRISFNTSKYAPSGFFPYVSIIFEIKRSQTTEHFHVPLLHSPFSFTTYRGS; encoded by the exons ATGGCGACGTTGAGGCCGCTGACTGTGGAGGATGTGCTGAGGGTGAACGGCAGCCGCCGCTTTGCTGCTGCACTGGCCGCTGCCTCCCCCTTCGATTCTCTCGCCGACGCACTACTCGCCGCCCGCTGCATCTGGCTCAACGAG GTAGACGTGACTGGATGGCTGGAGGCCTTCGCTGCTCACCCGCCCATTGGAACCACCTCCTCATCCGTCTCCAA GTGGAGCAAGGAAGAGCAATCAGCTGCGCTTTCCACAGCCACTGATTCGACCGCGCAG GAGTTATCCGAGTGGAATGCCAAATACAGGGAGAAGTTTGGGTTTGTGTTCATGATATGCGCGTCTGGGAGGACTGCCCCTGAGGTCTTAGCTGAGCTTAAG AGGCGTTATGCAAATAGGCCAATTGTTGAGCTTGAGGCTGCGGCAGAGGAAGAACTGAAGATAAGTGAGCTGCGTCTTACAAAGCTTTTCTCAGCAGAAACTGCTGCTCCCCCTACTTCAG GTAGCTCCAACCGGACACGCCCTCCTATCACAACCCATGTGCTGGACACGGCTCTTGGATCGCCAGCAGCTGGAATTGAAGTTCACCTGGAGATGTGGAAGGACGCGTCAAGTACCCCGGCATTTGACAACAAAGAATTCAAGGGATGGACAACCCTAGGCACTTCGGTCACAAACAATGATGGACGCAGCGGTCAGCTGATGGATATCGTTGACAATGTCGCTCCTGGTTTCTATCGCATAAGTTTCAATACCTCCAAGTATGCACCATCAGGGTTCTTCCCTTACGTGAGCATCATATTTGAGATAAAAAGAAGCCAGACGACCGAGCATTTCCATGTTCCTCTTTTGCATTCTCCCTTTTCCTTTACCACTTACCGTGGCAGCTAA
- the LOC123085522 gene encoding uric acid degradation bifunctional protein TTL isoform X1 produces the protein MATLRPLTVEDVLRVNGSRRFAAALAAASPFDSLADALLAARCIWLNEVDVTGWLEAFAAHPPIGTTSSSVSKWSKEEQSAALSTATDSTAQELSEWNAKYREKFGFVFMICASGRTAPEVLAELKRRYANRPIVELEAAAEEELKISELRLTKLFSAETAAPPTSGENHISQPDKAADRMRIIGAHLGALSQLSANKAPEITGSSNRTRPPITTHVLDTALGSPAAGIEVHLEMWKDASSTPAFDNKEFKGWTTLGTSVTNNDGRSGQLMDIVDNVAPGFYRISFNTSKYAPSGFFPYVSIIFEIKRSQTTEHFHVPLLHSPFSFTTYRGS, from the exons ATGGCGACGTTGAGGCCGCTGACTGTGGAGGATGTGCTGAGGGTGAACGGCAGCCGCCGCTTTGCTGCTGCACTGGCCGCTGCCTCCCCCTTCGATTCTCTCGCCGACGCACTACTCGCCGCCCGCTGCATCTGGCTCAACGAG GTAGACGTGACTGGATGGCTGGAGGCCTTCGCTGCTCACCCGCCCATTGGAACCACCTCCTCATCCGTCTCCAA GTGGAGCAAGGAAGAGCAATCAGCTGCGCTTTCCACAGCCACTGATTCGACCGCGCAG GAGTTATCCGAGTGGAATGCCAAATACAGGGAGAAGTTTGGGTTTGTGTTCATGATATGCGCGTCTGGGAGGACTGCCCCTGAGGTCTTAGCTGAGCTTAAG AGGCGTTATGCAAATAGGCCAATTGTTGAGCTTGAGGCTGCGGCAGAGGAAGAACTGAAGATAAGTGAGCTGCGTCTTACAAAGCTTTTCTCAGCAGAAACTGCTGCTCCCCCTACTTCAGGTGAAAATCATATTAGCCAACCGGATAAAGCTGCAG ATCGGATGCGGATTATTGGTGCACACCTTGGAGCTCTTTCCCAGCTTTCTGCCAATAAAGCTCCTGAAATTACAGGTAGCTCCAACCGGACACGCCCTCCTATCACAACCCATGTGCTGGACACGGCTCTTGGATCGCCAGCAGCTGGAATTGAAGTTCACCTGGAGATGTGGAAGGACGCGTCAAGTACCCCGGCATTTGACAACAAAGAATTCAAGGGATGGACAACCCTAGGCACTTCGGTCACAAACAATGATGGACGCAGCGGTCAGCTGATGGATATCGTTGACAATGTCGCTCCTGGTTTCTATCGCATAAGTTTCAATACCTCCAAGTATGCACCATCAGGGTTCTTCCCTTACGTGAGCATCATATTTGAGATAAAAAGAAGCCAGACGACCGAGCATTTCCATGTTCCTCTTTTGCATTCTCCCTTTTCCTTTACCACTTACCGTGGCAGCTAA
- the LOC123085522 gene encoding uric acid degradation bifunctional protein TTL isoform X2 yields MATLRPLTVEDVLRVNGSRRFAAALAAASPFDSLADALLAARCIWLNEVDVTGWLEAFAAHPPIGTTSSSVSKWSKEEQSAALSTATDSTAQELSEWNAKYREKFGFVFMICASGRTAPEVLAELKRRYANRPIVELEAAAEEELKISELRLTKLFSAETAAPPTSDRMRIIGAHLGALSQLSANKAPEITGSSNRTRPPITTHVLDTALGSPAAGIEVHLEMWKDASSTPAFDNKEFKGWTTLGTSVTNNDGRSGQLMDIVDNVAPGFYRISFNTSKYAPSGFFPYVSIIFEIKRSQTTEHFHVPLLHSPFSFTTYRGS; encoded by the exons ATGGCGACGTTGAGGCCGCTGACTGTGGAGGATGTGCTGAGGGTGAACGGCAGCCGCCGCTTTGCTGCTGCACTGGCCGCTGCCTCCCCCTTCGATTCTCTCGCCGACGCACTACTCGCCGCCCGCTGCATCTGGCTCAACGAG GTAGACGTGACTGGATGGCTGGAGGCCTTCGCTGCTCACCCGCCCATTGGAACCACCTCCTCATCCGTCTCCAA GTGGAGCAAGGAAGAGCAATCAGCTGCGCTTTCCACAGCCACTGATTCGACCGCGCAG GAGTTATCCGAGTGGAATGCCAAATACAGGGAGAAGTTTGGGTTTGTGTTCATGATATGCGCGTCTGGGAGGACTGCCCCTGAGGTCTTAGCTGAGCTTAAG AGGCGTTATGCAAATAGGCCAATTGTTGAGCTTGAGGCTGCGGCAGAGGAAGAACTGAAGATAAGTGAGCTGCGTCTTACAAAGCTTTTCTCAGCAGAAACTGCTGCTCCCCCTACTTCAG ATCGGATGCGGATTATTGGTGCACACCTTGGAGCTCTTTCCCAGCTTTCTGCCAATAAAGCTCCTGAAATTACAGGTAGCTCCAACCGGACACGCCCTCCTATCACAACCCATGTGCTGGACACGGCTCTTGGATCGCCAGCAGCTGGAATTGAAGTTCACCTGGAGATGTGGAAGGACGCGTCAAGTACCCCGGCATTTGACAACAAAGAATTCAAGGGATGGACAACCCTAGGCACTTCGGTCACAAACAATGATGGACGCAGCGGTCAGCTGATGGATATCGTTGACAATGTCGCTCCTGGTTTCTATCGCATAAGTTTCAATACCTCCAAGTATGCACCATCAGGGTTCTTCCCTTACGTGAGCATCATATTTGAGATAAAAAGAAGCCAGACGACCGAGCATTTCCATGTTCCTCTTTTGCATTCTCCCTTTTCCTTTACCACTTACCGTGGCAGCTAA
- the LOC123085522 gene encoding uric acid degradation bifunctional protein TTL isoform X3 codes for MATLRPLTVEDVLRVNGSRRFAAALAAASPFDSLADALLAARCIWLNEVDVTGWLEAFAAHPPIGTTSSSVSKWSKEEQSAALSTATDSTAQELSEWNAKYREKFGFVFMICASGRTAPEVLAELKRRYANRPIVELEAAAEEELKISELRLTKLFSAETAAPPTSGENHISQPDKAAGSSNRTRPPITTHVLDTALGSPAAGIEVHLEMWKDASSTPAFDNKEFKGWTTLGTSVTNNDGRSGQLMDIVDNVAPGFYRISFNTSKYAPSGFFPYVSIIFEIKRSQTTEHFHVPLLHSPFSFTTYRGS; via the exons ATGGCGACGTTGAGGCCGCTGACTGTGGAGGATGTGCTGAGGGTGAACGGCAGCCGCCGCTTTGCTGCTGCACTGGCCGCTGCCTCCCCCTTCGATTCTCTCGCCGACGCACTACTCGCCGCCCGCTGCATCTGGCTCAACGAG GTAGACGTGACTGGATGGCTGGAGGCCTTCGCTGCTCACCCGCCCATTGGAACCACCTCCTCATCCGTCTCCAA GTGGAGCAAGGAAGAGCAATCAGCTGCGCTTTCCACAGCCACTGATTCGACCGCGCAG GAGTTATCCGAGTGGAATGCCAAATACAGGGAGAAGTTTGGGTTTGTGTTCATGATATGCGCGTCTGGGAGGACTGCCCCTGAGGTCTTAGCTGAGCTTAAG AGGCGTTATGCAAATAGGCCAATTGTTGAGCTTGAGGCTGCGGCAGAGGAAGAACTGAAGATAAGTGAGCTGCGTCTTACAAAGCTTTTCTCAGCAGAAACTGCTGCTCCCCCTACTTCAGGTGAAAATCATATTAGCCAACCGGATAAAGCTGCAG GTAGCTCCAACCGGACACGCCCTCCTATCACAACCCATGTGCTGGACACGGCTCTTGGATCGCCAGCAGCTGGAATTGAAGTTCACCTGGAGATGTGGAAGGACGCGTCAAGTACCCCGGCATTTGACAACAAAGAATTCAAGGGATGGACAACCCTAGGCACTTCGGTCACAAACAATGATGGACGCAGCGGTCAGCTGATGGATATCGTTGACAATGTCGCTCCTGGTTTCTATCGCATAAGTTTCAATACCTCCAAGTATGCACCATCAGGGTTCTTCCCTTACGTGAGCATCATATTTGAGATAAAAAGAAGCCAGACGACCGAGCATTTCCATGTTCCTCTTTTGCATTCTCCCTTTTCCTTTACCACTTACCGTGGCAGCTAA